Proteins found in one Deltaproteobacteria bacterium genomic segment:
- a CDS encoding cytochrome c3 family protein has product MTRYLAIFVAALVVVLGAHHFTQGASTGPAGVQILSLTGKKPAIFNHTAHVERAQGNCRICHHKDAPGTGSKCMTCHTEPAKAGIPGGRQAFHECIKCHAPGTGPIYPKDCMTCHVRPGV; this is encoded by the coding sequence ATGACACGGTATCTCGCGATCTTCGTTGCCGCACTGGTCGTTGTGCTCGGCGCGCATCATTTCACGCAGGGGGCTTCGACCGGTCCCGCGGGCGTGCAGATTCTCTCGCTCACGGGGAAGAAGCCGGCGATCTTCAATCACACCGCGCATGTGGAACGCGCGCAGGGCAATTGCCGGATCTGCCATCACAAGGACGCGCCGGGCACCGGCTCGAAGTGCATGACGTGTCACACCGAGCCCGCGAAGGCGGGCATCCCCGGCGGACGCCAGGCGTTTCACGAGTGCATCAAGTGTCACGCGCCGGGCACGGGTCCGATCTATCCGAAGGACTGCATGACCTGCCACGTGCGTCCGGGCGTGTGA
- a CDS encoding cellulase family glycosylhydrolase: MWACWRFWIAAAVFVCVATSACDDHYDFEDGRDRPLGQVRVDQSYLRDDANRYVFLHGANLSGSTKFPAGTDPVTYVGKPFDLADAEHHFAIMRKLGFNTIRFLVIWEGVEPYASGEYDEDYLDYVEKVVRLAGENGLYVFLDMHQDFFSRHLVALFDDGGDEMNLYDEKEIALAGEYGLNNRVGGDGAPAWAVKTCLPEKFVGGPEWGLPFWLGSSPRTVSDVIPFQLWGVNIFISLDVNRCFAAMLAGREVYPHHTIEGKNVEDYLQDSYANAWRQIAMRVKDSPNVLGYDLMNEPAGLFIRLPIQALLYREAKSAGGKIGNERAMEIVNEFLDGLVENGLGAGQADLMREVFMSDIGLPASVDEIEAQGFAPDRAFDPWRPELDAALAINSNFNKTHLQPFYEKVGGAILEEDPDAIMFIEQALGAMDRGIGGQWAEPMTRPEGFDQMVYAPHYYTDIYPHLGVNAPPREFTPEEKWLRDYRDPIAEAIEPATFSLGNPPVLMGEFGTYFNFGGIDESMANDYHISTLVLNPYYEAYDEMLVHRTVWCYSPENTAENGDGWNREDFSVLGPDGEPRSWQAYSRTVPRATAGRLLSMYFHSPVHYFEPRPGEQTPYLEFHMEMAGKETDAPTEIFVPPLQYTDGFYVKVSDGRCEYDPERFVLYWHVAADDPGAVHTITINPPYAQGDPGDWDYFFRGNEVLER, translated from the coding sequence ATGTGGGCGTGTTGGCGGTTTTGGATCGCGGCGGCGGTGTTCGTGTGCGTCGCGACGAGTGCGTGCGACGACCACTACGATTTCGAAGACGGGCGCGACCGGCCGCTCGGCCAAGTGCGCGTCGATCAGAGCTATTTGCGCGACGACGCGAACCGCTACGTCTTCCTGCACGGCGCGAACCTGTCGGGCAGCACCAAGTTCCCTGCGGGCACGGACCCCGTCACCTACGTGGGCAAGCCTTTCGACCTCGCCGACGCCGAACACCACTTCGCCATCATGCGAAAGCTCGGCTTCAACACGATCCGTTTTCTCGTGATCTGGGAGGGCGTCGAGCCCTACGCGAGCGGCGAGTACGACGAGGATTACCTCGACTATGTGGAAAAGGTGGTGCGTCTCGCCGGCGAGAATGGGCTCTACGTTTTCCTCGACATGCACCAGGACTTTTTCTCGCGCCACCTCGTCGCGCTCTTCGACGACGGCGGCGACGAGATGAATCTCTACGACGAAAAGGAAATCGCGCTCGCCGGGGAATACGGTCTCAACAACCGCGTGGGCGGCGACGGCGCGCCCGCGTGGGCGGTGAAGACGTGCCTGCCCGAGAAATTCGTCGGCGGCCCGGAGTGGGGTCTGCCGTTCTGGCTCGGCTCCAGCCCGCGCACGGTGTCGGACGTCATCCCCTTCCAGCTTTGGGGCGTCAACATCTTCATCTCGCTCGACGTGAACCGCTGCTTCGCGGCGATGCTCGCCGGGCGCGAGGTGTATCCGCACCATACGATCGAAGGGAAAAACGTCGAGGACTACCTGCAGGACAGCTACGCCAACGCGTGGCGGCAGATCGCGATGCGCGTTAAGGATTCGCCGAACGTGCTGGGCTATGACCTCATGAACGAGCCCGCGGGGCTTTTCATCCGGCTGCCGATTCAGGCGCTGCTCTATCGCGAGGCCAAGTCCGCCGGCGGCAAGATCGGGAACGAGCGCGCGATGGAGATCGTGAATGAGTTTCTCGACGGGCTCGTCGAAAACGGCCTCGGCGCGGGGCAGGCCGACCTGATGCGCGAGGTGTTCATGTCGGACATCGGACTGCCGGCGAGCGTGGACGAGATCGAGGCGCAGGGGTTCGCGCCCGACCGCGCGTTCGATCCGTGGCGGCCGGAGCTCGACGCGGCGCTCGCCATCAATTCGAACTTCAACAAGACGCACCTACAACCGTTCTACGAGAAGGTGGGCGGCGCGATTCTGGAAGAGGACCCCGACGCGATCATGTTCATCGAGCAGGCGCTGGGGGCGATGGACCGGGGTATCGGCGGGCAGTGGGCCGAGCCGATGACGCGCCCCGAGGGTTTCGACCAGATGGTGTACGCGCCGCACTACTACACGGACATCTACCCGCATCTGGGCGTCAACGCACCGCCGCGCGAGTTCACACCCGAGGAAAAATGGCTGCGCGACTACCGCGACCCCATCGCGGAGGCGATCGAACCCGCGACGTTTTCGCTCGGCAATCCGCCGGTGTTGATGGGTGAGTTCGGCACCTACTTCAACTTCGGCGGCATCGATGAGTCGATGGCGAACGACTACCACATCTCGACGCTCGTGCTCAATCCGTATTACGAGGCGTACGACGAAATGCTCGTGCACCGCACCGTGTGGTGCTATTCGCCCGAAAACACCGCGGAGAACGGCGACGGCTGGAACCGCGAGGACTTTTCGGTGCTCGGCCCCGACGGCGAGCCGCGCTCGTGGCAGGCGTATTCGCGAACGGTTCCGCGCGCCACCGCCGGGCGTCTGCTCTCGATGTACTTCCACTCGCCGGTGCACTACTTCGAGCCGCGCCCCGGCGAACAGACGCCTTATCTCGAATTCCACATGGAGATGGCGGGCAAGGAGACCGACGCGCCCACCGAGATTTTCGTGCCGCCGCTACAGTACACCGACGGCTTCTACGTGAAGGTGTCGGACGGTCGCTGCGAGTACGATCCCGAACGCTTCGTACTGTATTGGCACGTCGCCGCCGACGACCCCGGCGCGGTCCACACCATCACGATCAATCCGCCTTACGCGCAGGGCGATCCCGGCGATTGGGATTATTTCTTCCGCGGGAACGAAGTGCTGGAGCGATAG
- a CDS encoding DNA repair exonuclease has product MTDFCFIHAADIHLDSRLKGLADYPGAPVEAMRDATRRAFDNLVRFAIEADAAFVVIAGDVYDGDWRDFNTGLYFAHGMSRLRDAGVRVALIQGNHDAQSVITKSLRLPDNVSRFATEHAESVVWEDLGVAIHGRGFGKRAESANIVASYPERRSGYVNIGVLHTSLAGSPDHEPYAPCGVEDLIAKGYDYWALGHVHARRIVRADPWIVYPGNTQGRHARETGEKGAMMVRVTDGRVAEPEFVALDAARWALVEVDAAGCGDGETAIERVEAAAAGSIDEAEGRPVALRIRVRGSCPAHRDIVADHERWTAEARQAVTNVSRSRGWVEKVAWETSAPTDAKSIGSDFDLERIADDPELVAAAMIEMRKDDEALKKKLPRDLHDLFGADNAPDAADTCALLAAKLARSGDAR; this is encoded by the coding sequence ATGACGGACTTTTGCTTTATTCACGCGGCGGATATCCATCTCGATTCCCGACTGAAGGGACTCGCCGATTATCCCGGCGCGCCGGTCGAGGCGATGCGCGACGCGACGCGGCGCGCTTTTGACAACCTCGTGCGTTTCGCGATCGAGGCCGACGCGGCGTTCGTCGTCATCGCCGGGGACGTGTACGACGGCGACTGGCGCGACTTCAACACGGGACTGTATTTCGCGCACGGCATGTCGCGCCTTCGCGACGCCGGCGTTCGCGTCGCGCTGATTCAGGGCAACCACGATGCGCAATCGGTCATCACAAAATCCCTGCGCCTGCCGGACAACGTCTCCCGTTTCGCGACGGAACACGCCGAAAGCGTGGTATGGGAAGACCTCGGCGTCGCGATTCACGGGCGCGGCTTCGGCAAGCGGGCCGAGTCGGCGAATATCGTCGCGTCTTATCCCGAGCGCCGTTCCGGTTACGTGAATATCGGCGTGCTTCACACCAGCCTTGCGGGCAGTCCGGATCACGAACCCTACGCGCCTTGCGGCGTCGAAGATCTGATTGCGAAAGGATACGACTACTGGGCGCTGGGTCACGTGCACGCGCGGCGAATCGTGCGCGCCGATCCGTGGATCGTTTACCCCGGCAACACGCAGGGCCGTCACGCCCGTGAAACGGGTGAAAAGGGCGCGATGATGGTGCGCGTGACGGATGGCCGCGTGGCCGAGCCGGAATTCGTCGCTCTCGATGCGGCGCGCTGGGCGCTCGTCGAGGTTGATGCCGCGGGATGCGGAGATGGCGAAACCGCAATCGAACGCGTCGAGGCCGCCGCGGCGGGTTCGATCGACGAAGCCGAGGGACGGCCTGTGGCGCTGCGAATCCGGGTGCGCGGCTCGTGCCCGGCGCATCGGGACATCGTCGCTGACCATGAGCGCTGGACAGCCGAGGCAAGGCAAGCGGTGACGAACGTTTCGCGAAGTCGCGGGTGGGTCGAAAAAGTGGCGTGGGAGACGAGTGCGCCGACGGACGCGAAATCGATCGGGTCGGATTTCGATCTGGAACGCATCGCGGACGACCCCGAATTGGTGGCGGCCGCGATGATCGAAATGCGCAAGGATGACGAGGCGCTGAAAAAGAAACTGCCGCGCGACCTGCACGACCTGTTCGGCGCGGACAACGCGCCCGACGCCGCCGATACGTGCGCGTTGCTCGCGGCGAAGCTCGCGCGGAGCGGAGACGCGCGATGA
- a CDS encoding enoyl-CoA hydratase/isomerase family protein, which produces MNGAALVITMRRPEHANAYDDAMLAGIANALASALVEPAVSVIVIRGAGDRHFCAGADLDALRARDPLSVLDLPSARLFAAIAAFPKATIAAVNGAAVGGGCELAIACDLRVASQDAFFALPETGLGLIPAAGGSHRLAALVGLGRAKEMILTGRRVDADTALAWGLANDVCAPEDLDTRVLALAASIAEKDGDAIALAKETMALSFAAPAGSALARLAQTLLGLRRK; this is translated from the coding sequence ATGAACGGCGCCGCGCTCGTGATCACGATGCGCCGCCCGGAGCACGCAAACGCCTACGATGACGCCATGCTCGCGGGTATCGCAAACGCGCTCGCGTCGGCTCTTGTCGAACCCGCGGTGTCGGTCATCGTCATTCGCGGCGCGGGCGATCGGCATTTTTGCGCGGGGGCCGATCTCGACGCGCTGCGCGCGCGCGATCCGCTTTCGGTCCTCGATCTTCCCAGCGCGCGGCTCTTCGCGGCCATCGCGGCGTTTCCGAAGGCGACGATCGCGGCGGTGAACGGCGCGGCGGTGGGGGGCGGGTGCGAGTTGGCCATCGCGTGCGACCTGCGTGTGGCGTCTCAAGATGCGTTCTTCGCGCTGCCGGAAACAGGGCTCGGTTTGATCCCCGCCGCCGGGGGCTCGCACCGTCTCGCGGCGCTCGTGGGCCTCGGTCGCGCGAAGGAGATGATCCTCACGGGCCGACGCGTGGATGCGGACACGGCGCTCGCGTGGGGACTCGCGAACGACGTCTGCGCTCCCGAGGATCTCGATACGCGCGTGCTCGCGCTTGCGGCGTCGATTGCGGAAAAGGACGGCGACGCGATCGCACTTGCCAAGGAGACGATGGCGCTCTCGTTCGCCGCGCCCGCCGGCTCCGCGCTGGCCCGACTCGCGCAGACGCTGCTCGGGCTACGGCGAAAGTGA
- a CDS encoding uracil-DNA glycosylase, which translates to MPPEQINCRRCRHYAVTWDPACPHGCRAFGFKSVQIPSVQVFANSGMPCTMFEPKDRTPDKPSKKKPIVA; encoded by the coding sequence ATGCCGCCGGAGCAAATCAACTGCCGCCGATGCCGGCACTATGCCGTGACGTGGGATCCCGCATGCCCACACGGCTGCCGCGCGTTCGGCTTCAAATCCGTGCAGATTCCCAGCGTCCAGGTCTTCGCGAACTCGGGCATGCCGTGCACGATGTTCGAGCCGAAGGACAGAACCCCCGACAAGCCGTCGAAGAAGAAGCCGATCGTGGCGTGA
- a CDS encoding AAA family ATPase — translation MRFLELRLERYGHFQDRVLDLSATARGLHVVHGANEAGKSTALRAILALLYGFPKQTPDDFRFAYKDLRVGARIETDDGRAIDITRLKRDKNSLVDAGGAPIDEGSLRALLGGVNRDEFVRMFGLDHDGLRRGGEELLKAGGALAESLFAAGRGGADVRGLRDALIAESEALFGASARTRKINDLVARADVIKKEADEALLNPSDYETRSRRLEDANAKARRLKGTLDERTIDVDRLQRRIQIRPKFDELDATERELAALALVPDLPESFDMELTQARTKRNNFTDVVRNTENTLDMTRAEKDAIRVARDVLACASAIRALHQEVGSYQAAARDLPGVKSDRLIRGTDADAILRDLDPALSRDAADATLRLPVARRAELNELVLSHQTITTRYAEAVERARHAESMLSLQKAERAAMPAARDPRSLAELCDDLARTGDPQKTANEAEIAAARARADLGRETAALPLWTRGADEIEQTPIPARATVTRFEREIVAIEQAQRELDERSRRLDSAAQERDERGRELARESEVPTEAALIAARQHRDQGWKLVRDAWLGGANDTNTWAAYDSGRDPAAAFEHAMREADEAADRLRGDSTRVAEAVRLELEAARDEMARAECVEAQNDWRVRRDTFEHDWNAEWRDAAVTPKSPSEMREWLDAFSAVREKARVARESVERAQTTRREADEWRARLSRALEACGEQTAAGETLAALHAAAKRIIGDERRLDQKRAIADAARQSRELELAEASGRFEQVRNERTRWADLWRLAVADLPMTGDAAPAQAAEVLKKLDEYFGYEKEIRGLDARIAKMTAHIEDVRRRARELSEVSGIAPAQTDAADLIEELHGRLQRAMTDNERLRDLEMREVQDEKALHAAKTGLQAALAEIDALRMRAKCDTADEIEDIARFAARKRVLAEKCDGLRSDLTREARGADLETLRGEITQGDEPSELDLDIAQRELDDLRREYDELRDEIAAARADLRDEAPASRAAQLLDERERVLAELRDAVARWRRLRFATHLLAARIESLGDRSQNPVLARAGELFQKLTHGSFEKLGANYSDDPPTIAGFRPTSRDPVPVPAMSDGARDQLWLALRLAWIERRAVDGLALPVIADDLLVQFDENRATAALESLAQLSDHTQVLLFTHHRHTSDLVRALNEETRSRVFEHELGG, via the coding sequence ATGAGATTTCTGGAGCTGCGCCTCGAACGATACGGCCATTTTCAGGATCGCGTTTTGGACCTGTCCGCCACCGCGCGCGGTCTGCACGTGGTCCACGGCGCGAACGAGGCGGGAAAAAGCACGGCGCTTCGCGCGATACTCGCCCTGCTCTATGGATTTCCCAAGCAAACGCCGGACGACTTTCGGTTCGCATACAAGGATCTGCGCGTCGGTGCGCGGATCGAAACAGACGACGGTCGCGCCATCGACATCACGCGGCTCAAGAGGGACAAGAATTCACTCGTGGATGCCGGCGGCGCGCCGATCGACGAGGGCTCGCTACGGGCGCTGCTCGGCGGCGTGAACAGGGACGAATTCGTTCGCATGTTCGGACTCGATCATGACGGGCTGCGCAGAGGCGGGGAGGAATTGCTCAAGGCCGGCGGAGCGCTGGCCGAGAGCCTGTTCGCGGCCGGGCGCGGCGGGGCCGACGTGCGAGGACTCCGCGACGCGCTGATCGCCGAGTCGGAAGCGTTGTTTGGCGCATCGGCGAGAACACGGAAGATCAACGACCTTGTCGCCAGAGCCGACGTGATAAAAAAGGAGGCCGACGAGGCGTTGCTGAATCCATCGGATTATGAAACCCGGTCGCGGCGACTCGAAGATGCGAACGCGAAGGCGAGACGACTGAAAGGGACTCTCGACGAGCGCACCATCGATGTCGACCGGCTGCAACGCCGGATCCAAATACGGCCGAAATTCGACGAGCTTGACGCCACCGAGCGCGAACTCGCCGCGCTCGCCCTCGTTCCCGATCTTCCCGAGTCGTTCGACATGGAACTCACGCAGGCGCGGACCAAGAGAAACAATTTCACCGACGTCGTGCGCAACACCGAAAATACGCTGGACATGACGCGGGCCGAAAAAGACGCGATCCGGGTGGCGCGCGATGTGCTGGCCTGCGCGTCGGCGATCCGCGCGCTTCATCAGGAAGTCGGGTCTTATCAGGCCGCCGCGCGGGATCTGCCCGGTGTGAAGAGCGATCGGCTCATTCGCGGCACAGACGCCGACGCGATTTTGCGCGATCTCGATCCGGCCCTTTCCCGCGACGCCGCCGATGCCACGCTGCGCCTGCCGGTCGCGCGCCGGGCGGAACTCAACGAACTCGTGCTGTCGCATCAGACCATCACGACGCGATATGCCGAAGCGGTCGAACGCGCGCGCCATGCCGAGTCGATGTTGAGTCTTCAAAAAGCCGAAAGGGCGGCGATGCCCGCCGCTCGCGATCCGCGGTCTCTGGCCGAACTCTGCGATGATCTCGCACGGACCGGCGATCCGCAAAAAACCGCCAACGAAGCCGAAATCGCCGCTGCACGCGCCCGGGCGGATCTCGGTCGCGAGACGGCCGCATTGCCGCTGTGGACACGCGGCGCGGACGAAATCGAACAAACGCCGATCCCGGCGCGCGCGACGGTGACGCGATTCGAACGCGAAATCGTTGCGATCGAGCAGGCGCAACGCGAGTTGGACGAGCGTAGCCGCCGCCTGGACAGCGCGGCGCAGGAGCGCGACGAGCGGGGGCGCGAACTGGCGCGCGAAAGCGAAGTGCCCACCGAGGCGGCCCTGATCGCCGCCCGCCAACATCGCGATCAGGGTTGGAAACTGGTTCGCGACGCCTGGCTGGGTGGCGCGAACGACACCAATACCTGGGCCGCTTACGACAGCGGGCGCGATCCGGCCGCCGCCTTCGAGCACGCCATGCGTGAGGCGGACGAAGCCGCCGACCGGCTGCGCGGCGACTCGACGCGGGTCGCCGAGGCGGTGCGACTCGAATTGGAAGCCGCGCGGGACGAAATGGCGCGCGCCGAGTGCGTCGAAGCCCAAAACGATTGGCGCGTTCGCCGCGACACGTTTGAGCACGATTGGAACGCCGAGTGGCGGGACGCCGCCGTGACGCCGAAATCGCCGTCCGAGATGCGCGAATGGCTCGACGCCTTCAGCGCGGTTCGCGAGAAAGCCCGCGTTGCGCGGGAATCGGTCGAACGGGCGCAAACCACGAGACGCGAGGCCGACGAATGGCGCGCCCGGCTGTCACGCGCGCTCGAGGCGTGTGGGGAACAGACGGCGGCCGGCGAGACGCTCGCGGCGCTCCATGCCGCCGCGAAGCGGATCATTGGAGACGAGCGGCGCCTGGATCAGAAACGCGCGATCGCCGATGCCGCCCGGCAGTCCCGCGAACTGGAACTGGCCGAGGCATCGGGTCGTTTCGAACAGGTGCGTAATGAGCGGACGCGATGGGCCGACCTATGGCGCTTGGCTGTCGCCGATTTGCCGATGACCGGCGACGCGGCTCCCGCGCAGGCGGCGGAGGTGCTCAAGAAGCTCGACGAATATTTCGGGTACGAAAAAGAGATTCGCGGCCTCGACGCGCGTATCGCAAAGATGACCGCGCATATCGAAGACGTTCGGCGGCGAGCGCGGGAGCTGAGCGAAGTGTCGGGAATCGCGCCCGCGCAGACCGACGCGGCGGATCTCATCGAAGAGTTGCACGGGCGGCTTCAGCGGGCGATGACGGACAACGAGCGCCTCCGGGATCTGGAGATGCGCGAAGTCCAGGACGAAAAGGCTCTTCATGCAGCGAAAACCGGGCTCCAAGCGGCGCTCGCCGAAATCGACGCGCTGCGAATGCGGGCGAAATGCGACACGGCCGACGAGATCGAAGACATCGCCCGGTTTGCCGCGCGAAAGCGCGTGCTCGCCGAAAAGTGCGACGGCCTGCGATCCGACCTGACACGCGAGGCCCGCGGCGCGGATCTGGAAACCTTGCGCGGCGAAATTACTCAGGGCGACGAACCCTCCGAACTCGATCTCGACATCGCGCAGCGCGAACTGGATGACCTGCGCCGGGAATATGACGAACTCCGGGACGAAATCGCCGCCGCGCGCGCGGATCTTCGCGACGAGGCGCCCGCGTCGCGAGCGGCCCAGTTGCTCGACGAGCGGGAACGCGTGCTCGCCGAACTGCGCGATGCGGTCGCACGCTGGCGGCGTCTGCGTTTCGCGACGCATTTGCTCGCCGCGCGGATCGAATCCCTCGGCGATCGTTCGCAAAATCCGGTGCTGGCCCGGGCGGGGGAATTGTTCCAAAAGCTCACGCACGGTTCGTTCGAAAAACTCGGCGCCAACTACAGCGACGACCCGCCGACGATCGCGGGTTTTCGCCCGACGTCACGCGATCCGGTTCCAGTCCCCGCCATGAGCGACGGCGCGCGCGACCAGCTCTGGCTCGCGCTGCGTCTCGCGTGGATCGAGCGGCGCGCGGTCGATGGTCTCGCGTTGCCCGTCATCGCGGACGACCTGCTCGTGCAGTTCGACGAGAATCGCGCGACGGCGGCGCTCGAATCGCTGGCGCAGTTGTCCGATCACACGCAGGTGCTTCTCTTCACGCACCATCGGCACACGTCGGATCTCGTCCGCGCACTGAACGAGGAAACACGCTCGCGCGTTTTCGAACACGAACTCGGCGGGTGA